One window of the Pseudarthrobacter sp. ATCC 49987 genome contains the following:
- a CDS encoding acyltransferase family protein, which translates to MALSDGRVHLRSLTGFRFYAAMAVVLYHVALYFPGLGHTLDVFGYGFAGVSFFFILSGFVLTWSHGAGDRAGKFYWNRVARVWPLHALTTFLAVLAPPLASTTTIWPALPFVLTLTQSWFPGGGFVTAFNGVSWSLSCEAFFYLLFPLLIKGLRNHRRPELVAGALFTAMVGVGIAVSVSVPGPVAGYLLGWLPLYRLGEFALGICLALLIKNGWRPRFTLGHAVGLTGFLYASLLAASLITSGTPGSAPVTYADLTMMPGFLAMIAAAAASDLKDKASSLSSHTIVRLGQWSFALYLVHELVIRMVRPLVDGSPIGTVFIASALVIAASVLLSGALHELVERPAERWLRAWRTSGRARIGQDQGPALP; encoded by the coding sequence GTGGCATTGAGTGACGGGCGTGTTCATCTACGGAGCCTGACGGGTTTTCGTTTCTACGCAGCGATGGCGGTGGTTCTCTACCACGTGGCGCTCTACTTCCCTGGCCTCGGGCACACCCTTGATGTCTTCGGATACGGGTTCGCGGGGGTGAGTTTCTTCTTTATCCTGTCCGGGTTTGTTTTGACCTGGTCTCATGGTGCTGGGGATCGGGCGGGGAAGTTCTACTGGAATCGCGTCGCCCGGGTTTGGCCCCTCCATGCCTTGACCACATTCCTGGCAGTCCTCGCTCCACCGTTGGCATCCACAACGACCATCTGGCCGGCCCTCCCGTTCGTCCTGACCCTCACCCAGTCATGGTTCCCCGGGGGCGGATTCGTCACGGCATTCAACGGAGTGTCCTGGTCGCTCTCCTGCGAGGCCTTCTTCTACCTGCTGTTCCCGCTGCTCATCAAGGGACTTCGAAACCACCGAAGGCCGGAACTTGTCGCCGGCGCCCTGTTCACTGCCATGGTCGGCGTCGGAATTGCAGTCTCGGTGTCAGTACCGGGGCCGGTCGCGGGCTACCTGCTCGGTTGGTTGCCGCTCTATCGTCTCGGTGAATTCGCTTTGGGCATCTGCCTTGCGCTGCTGATCAAGAACGGATGGCGTCCGCGGTTTACGCTGGGCCACGCCGTCGGCCTTACCGGTTTCCTCTACGCATCACTGCTCGCAGCATCCTTGATCACGTCCGGCACGCCTGGTTCCGCGCCCGTAACCTATGCCGACCTCACCATGATGCCCGGGTTCCTGGCCATGATAGCGGCGGCCGCCGCGTCTGATCTGAAGGACAAGGCCAGCAGCCTCAGCTCGCACACCATCGTCCGGTTGGGGCAATGGTCGTTCGCGCTCTACTTGGTTCACGAACTGGTCATCCGCATGGTCAGGCCACTCGTGGACGGGTCACCGATTGGGACCGTGTTCATCGCGTCCGCGCTTGTCATTGCAGCCTCTGTCCTTCTCTCCGGCGCGTTACACGAACTGGTGGAAAGGCCTGCTGAGCGCTGGCTCAGAGCGTGGAGAACCAGCGGGAGAGCGCGCATCGGACAGGATCAAGGTCCGGCACTCCCCTAG
- a CDS encoding serine hydrolase encodes MPVRSDYSDGVPAIAYCLTAMDGTVLAHRDADLPFYSASTIKLGVLAAAIQAVERGALDLEQPVIAAHTFPSAAGGGETFSFEPGERDAGMPAPGTAMPLRAVLRRMVTVSSNEATNLAVQLVGLPAVNAALSACGAGSSRMERLIGDIPALRAGLSHQVTARDLTAVVRAIVTGAAAGPVLTALMTEWLVAQEFGDLGAELDAAGADVVWGSKSGWVTGIQHDVAFVAPRSGPLSAGYVLAVCTRAYDEQDAPPAIRSISRLAWELHGVKVTG; translated from the coding sequence GTGCCTGTTCGTTCCGACTACAGCGACGGTGTCCCCGCGATCGCCTACTGCCTCACCGCGATGGACGGCACCGTCCTGGCCCACCGGGACGCGGACCTGCCCTTCTATTCCGCGAGCACCATCAAGCTCGGCGTGCTGGCGGCGGCCATCCAGGCGGTGGAGCGCGGCGCCCTGGATCTGGAGCAGCCGGTCATCGCGGCGCACACCTTCCCCTCCGCCGCCGGCGGCGGGGAGACCTTCAGCTTCGAGCCCGGGGAGCGCGACGCCGGCATGCCCGCCCCCGGAACCGCCATGCCCCTGCGCGCCGTGCTGCGCCGCATGGTCACCGTCTCCTCGAACGAGGCCACCAATCTGGCCGTGCAGCTTGTCGGGCTGCCGGCGGTCAACGCGGCCCTGTCCGCCTGCGGCGCCGGCTCGTCCCGGATGGAGCGGCTGATCGGTGACATTCCCGCGCTGCGGGCCGGGCTGAGCCATCAGGTTACGGCCCGGGACCTGACCGCAGTCGTCCGGGCGATCGTGACCGGGGCCGCCGCCGGGCCGGTGCTCACCGCGCTCATGACGGAGTGGCTCGTCGCGCAGGAGTTCGGCGATCTCGGCGCGGAACTGGACGCCGCAGGGGCCGACGTCGTCTGGGGCAGCAAGTCGGGCTGGGTCACCGGGATCCAGCACGACGTCGCGTTTGTCGCCCCGCGCAGCGGCCCGCTCAGTGCGGGCTATGTGCTGGCGGTCTGCACCCGCGCGTACGACGAACAGGACGCACCGCCGGCCATCCGGTCGATCTCGCGGCTGGCCTGGGAACTGCACGGGGTGAAGGTGACGGGGTGA
- a CDS encoding cell division protein PerM: protein MKLRADQTGERGLPMPLWLQGALESAQAAIISALAVALPIVAVWATAGFQNGATDALARLAGQAWLLIHGVPLLLDTAGMGSVAQPQAGVLSLTPLGLTLIPFLLAWRAGRRLARASYTDQLWQALLGSWLMYAGFGLATGFICRTPDVGVGLWSAALIPLIPFGLGMVIGARREAGSWSRLIGVDAVAWLSRTSQHSRWAGSYLGSAVKAGFVALMASLAMSCALLAATLFIHWNLVIAVYEALDAGPLGGAVLTIAQLGFLPNLAVFALAWTSGAGVALGVGSQTGALGTAVGPLPSIPVFAALPAGSLDYGMAVLVVPVLAGTLAGWWFLREGENHFDEWLSIKVHARWFTATVSTLSLGVMVGSVAGLLAAGLAWLAGGSAGIGRLTEIGPDPLRTALFVAAEVAIGVVIGYAAGPWLERQQKLREADLESASL, encoded by the coding sequence ATGAAACTGCGCGCTGATCAGACCGGGGAACGTGGACTTCCGATGCCGTTGTGGCTGCAGGGAGCCCTCGAATCCGCGCAGGCAGCCATCATCTCAGCCCTGGCGGTGGCCCTGCCGATTGTCGCCGTGTGGGCCACGGCCGGGTTCCAGAACGGCGCCACCGACGCCCTGGCCCGCCTCGCCGGCCAGGCCTGGCTCCTGATCCACGGCGTTCCGCTGCTGCTCGACACCGCGGGCATGGGCTCGGTGGCCCAGCCGCAGGCCGGCGTCTTGTCGCTTACCCCGCTCGGGCTGACCCTGATTCCGTTCCTGCTCGCCTGGCGCGCCGGCCGCCGGCTCGCCCGGGCGTCCTACACCGACCAGCTCTGGCAGGCGCTGCTCGGTTCCTGGCTGATGTACGCCGGCTTCGGCCTGGCCACCGGCTTCATCTGCCGCACCCCCGACGTCGGCGTGGGCCTCTGGTCCGCCGCCCTCATACCCCTGATTCCGTTCGGGCTCGGCATGGTGATTGGCGCGCGCCGTGAAGCCGGCTCCTGGAGCCGCCTGATCGGCGTCGACGCTGTCGCCTGGCTTTCCCGCACCAGCCAGCATTCGCGCTGGGCCGGCTCCTACCTCGGGTCCGCCGTCAAAGCCGGCTTCGTGGCGCTGATGGCCAGCCTGGCGATGTCCTGCGCCCTCCTCGCCGCCACTTTGTTCATCCATTGGAACCTCGTGATCGCGGTCTATGAAGCGCTCGACGCCGGACCCCTGGGAGGTGCCGTGCTCACCATTGCGCAGCTCGGCTTCCTGCCCAACCTGGCCGTGTTCGCGCTCGCTTGGACCTCCGGCGCGGGCGTCGCCCTCGGCGTCGGCTCCCAGACCGGGGCGCTCGGCACTGCGGTCGGCCCCCTGCCGTCGATCCCCGTGTTCGCGGCGCTGCCGGCCGGGTCGCTGGACTACGGCATGGCCGTGCTGGTGGTGCCGGTTCTCGCCGGAACGCTGGCGGGCTGGTGGTTCCTGCGCGAAGGAGAGAACCACTTTGACGAATGGCTCTCCATCAAGGTCCACGCCCGCTGGTTCACTGCCACGGTCTCCACGCTGTCGCTCGGCGTGATGGTCGGCAGCGTCGCCGGGCTGCTCGCGGCAGGCCTGGCCTGGCTGGCCGGGGGATCCGCGGGCATCGGACGGCTCACCGAGATTGGCCCCGACCCGCTCCGCACGGCACTGTTCGTGGCCGCGGAGGTGGCGATCGGCGTCGTGATCGGTTACGCCGCGGGACCGTGGCTGGAACGCCAGCAGAAGCTGCGCGAAGCGGACCTTGAGTCGGCTTCCCTGTAA
- a CDS encoding MFS transporter, which produces MNTYTTVPSGEQVVQELPWRWKVQGRIFLIGGLGFMFDAWDVTLNGILIPLLSRHWSLTPGEAAWIGASNLIGMALGAFVWGTIADTIGRKKAFTATLLIFSVFTVLGAFSPDFLWFVAFRFMAGFGLGGCIPVDYALVGEFTPRKQRGRVLTAMDGWWPIGAALCGFVSAGLVAAFADWRLTMLVMVLPALLVFWIRRSVPESPLFLIRKGRRDEAAKVIDDLVAATGAEPRVYSLPEPQDAPRLSAGSAWTQLRALWQYDWKITTAAWSLFFSILLVYYLSLTWMPRILIGAGFEEYKAFLTTASMAAVGLLGVVVAALLVERVGRKWILAITGPLSALTLVIVAIVVDIPTAAVFWLLVFGFVVQVAIPVLYAYVSELYPTELRGSGFGWASTFSRLGAGFGPLVFAAFLWPELGLATSFALAGALVLVSVLWMAFFAPETKQRHLE; this is translated from the coding sequence ATGAATACGTACACCACTGTGCCCAGCGGCGAACAAGTGGTCCAGGAACTGCCGTGGCGCTGGAAGGTGCAGGGCCGGATCTTCCTGATCGGCGGCCTGGGCTTTATGTTCGACGCCTGGGACGTCACGCTCAACGGCATCCTGATTCCGCTGCTGTCCAGGCACTGGTCCCTCACACCGGGCGAGGCCGCCTGGATCGGCGCCTCGAACCTGATCGGCATGGCCCTGGGCGCCTTCGTCTGGGGCACCATCGCGGACACCATCGGACGGAAGAAGGCCTTCACGGCCACGTTGCTGATCTTCTCGGTCTTCACCGTGCTCGGCGCGTTCTCCCCCGACTTCCTCTGGTTTGTCGCGTTCCGCTTTATGGCCGGCTTCGGTTTGGGCGGCTGCATCCCGGTGGACTACGCGCTGGTGGGCGAGTTCACCCCCCGCAAGCAGCGCGGCAGGGTCCTCACCGCGATGGACGGCTGGTGGCCGATCGGGGCGGCGCTGTGCGGCTTCGTCTCCGCCGGGCTCGTTGCGGCGTTCGCGGACTGGCGGCTGACCATGCTGGTGATGGTGCTTCCGGCGCTGCTGGTGTTCTGGATCCGCCGCAGCGTCCCGGAATCCCCGCTGTTCCTGATCCGCAAGGGCCGCCGGGACGAGGCCGCCAAGGTGATCGACGACCTCGTCGCGGCCACCGGCGCCGAACCCCGCGTCTACAGCCTGCCCGAGCCGCAGGATGCTCCGCGGCTCTCCGCCGGGAGCGCCTGGACGCAGTTGCGCGCGCTCTGGCAGTACGACTGGAAAATCACGACGGCGGCCTGGTCCCTGTTCTTCTCCATCCTGCTGGTCTACTACCTGTCGCTGACCTGGATGCCGCGGATCCTGATCGGCGCCGGCTTCGAGGAATACAAGGCCTTCCTCACCACCGCCTCCATGGCCGCCGTCGGGCTCCTGGGCGTGGTGGTGGCCGCGCTGCTGGTGGAGCGCGTGGGCCGGAAATGGATCCTGGCGATCACCGGCCCGCTGTCCGCGCTGACCCTGGTGATCGTGGCGATCGTGGTGGACATCCCGACGGCGGCCGTGTTCTGGCTGCTGGTCTTCGGCTTTGTGGTGCAGGTGGCCATCCCGGTGCTCTACGCCTATGTCTCCGAGCTGTACCCGACCGAGCTGCGTGGCTCAGGCTTCGGCTGGGCGTCGACGTTCTCCCGGCTCGGCGCGGGGTTCGGCCCGCTGGTCTTCGCGGCCTTCCTCTGGCCGGAACTGGGACTCGCGACCTCGTTCGCCCTGGCCGGCGCTCTGGTGCTGGTCTCCGTGCTGTGGATGGCGTTCTTCGCCCCCGAAACCAAGCAGCGCCACCTCGAATAG
- the purH gene encoding bifunctional phosphoribosylaminoimidazolecarboxamide formyltransferase/IMP cyclohydrolase, with the protein MSFTPLDRVSIDRVPIRRALISVYDKTGLEELARGLHDAGVKIVSTGSTAKKIAAAGIPVQEVEEVTGSPEMLDGRVKTLHPRVHGGILADRRVPAHMDTLASMDIEPFDLVVVNLYPFVDTVKSGAAQDDVVEQIDIGGPAMVRSAAKNHAAVAIVVDPSSYHDVVAAAASGGFDLKTRRRLAAKAFAHTASYDTAVATWTASQFLDEDGDGLIDWPAYAGLALERSEVLRYGENPHQQAALYVDRAAPAGIAQADQLHGKAMSYNNFVDADAALRAAFDFAEPAVAIIKHATPCGVAVGSASAADPIAEAHAKAHACDPVSAFGGVIAANRTVTAGMARTVAGIFTEVVIAPGFEDEAVEILSKKKNIRLLALPEGYGRYPTEFRQVSGGMLVQATDKVDAEGDNPANWTLAAGVAADAETLADLAFAWTACRAAKSNAILLADHGAAVGIGMGQVNRLDSCKLAVERANSLGVSVDSDVDGAGGASNADASGAPERARGAVAASDAFFPFADGLQILIDAGVRAVVQPGGSVRDEEVVAAANAAGITMYFTGARHFFH; encoded by the coding sequence GTGAGCTTCACGCCGCTTGACCGTGTATCCATCGACCGTGTTCCCATCCGCCGGGCCCTGATTTCGGTCTACGACAAGACCGGTCTGGAGGAGCTCGCGAGGGGCCTGCACGACGCCGGCGTCAAGATCGTCTCCACCGGTTCCACCGCCAAGAAGATCGCCGCCGCCGGCATCCCGGTGCAGGAAGTCGAAGAAGTCACCGGCTCCCCGGAAATGCTGGACGGCCGCGTCAAGACCCTCCACCCGCGCGTCCACGGCGGCATTCTCGCCGACCGCCGCGTCCCGGCCCACATGGACACGCTCGCGTCGATGGACATCGAGCCGTTCGACCTCGTCGTCGTGAACCTCTACCCCTTCGTGGACACCGTGAAGTCGGGCGCCGCGCAGGACGACGTCGTCGAGCAGATCGACATCGGAGGCCCCGCGATGGTCCGCTCCGCCGCGAAAAACCACGCCGCCGTCGCCATTGTGGTTGACCCGTCGTCCTATCACGACGTCGTTGCTGCCGCCGCCTCGGGCGGGTTTGACCTGAAGACCCGGCGCCGGCTCGCCGCCAAGGCGTTCGCGCACACCGCGTCCTACGACACCGCCGTGGCGACCTGGACCGCCAGCCAGTTCCTCGATGAGGACGGCGACGGCCTCATCGACTGGCCCGCGTACGCCGGCCTGGCCCTGGAGCGCTCCGAGGTGCTGCGCTACGGCGAAAACCCGCACCAGCAGGCCGCCCTCTACGTGGACAGGGCCGCCCCGGCCGGCATCGCCCAGGCCGACCAGCTGCACGGCAAGGCCATGAGCTACAACAACTTCGTCGACGCCGACGCCGCCCTGCGCGCCGCGTTCGACTTCGCCGAGCCCGCCGTCGCGATCATCAAGCACGCCACCCCCTGCGGTGTGGCAGTGGGGTCCGCTTCCGCGGCGGACCCGATCGCGGAAGCCCACGCCAAGGCCCACGCCTGCGATCCCGTGTCCGCGTTCGGCGGCGTGATCGCGGCCAACCGCACCGTCACCGCCGGCATGGCCAGGACCGTCGCGGGCATCTTCACCGAGGTCGTCATCGCCCCGGGCTTCGAGGACGAGGCCGTGGAAATCCTCTCCAAGAAGAAGAACATCCGCCTCCTCGCTCTGCCCGAGGGCTACGGCCGCTACCCGACCGAGTTCCGCCAGGTCTCCGGCGGCATGCTGGTCCAGGCCACGGACAAGGTCGACGCCGAGGGCGACAACCCCGCCAACTGGACCCTCGCCGCCGGTGTTGCCGCCGACGCCGAGACCCTGGCGGACCTCGCCTTCGCCTGGACCGCCTGCCGCGCGGCCAAGTCCAACGCCATCCTGCTGGCAGACCACGGCGCGGCCGTGGGCATCGGCATGGGCCAGGTCAACCGGCTCGATTCCTGCAAGCTCGCCGTCGAGCGCGCCAACTCGCTCGGCGTGAGCGTGGACTCCGACGTCGACGGTGCGGGCGGTGCCTCGAATGCCGATGCCAGCGGTGCACCGGAGCGTGCCCGCGGCGCCGTGGCGGCGTCGGACGCGTTCTTCCCGTTCGCCGACGGACTGCAGATCCTGATCGACGCCGGCGTCCGCGCTGTCGTCCAGCCCGGCGGCTCGGTCCGGGACGAGGAAGTCGTCGCCGCGGCCAACGCCGCCGGCATCACGATGTACTTCACCGGCGCCCGGCACTTCTTCCACTAA
- a CDS encoding dipeptide epimerase encodes MARLTVLRVHRVRVPLVGHFTTAVRSATELETVLVEAVDSDGRSGWGEAPISRVTRLSTEQAVASIQGPLAALVLGTVELDGVLARLEHSSEPAAARMAVDCALHDLAAQQLGLTLGAYLGGAGAGTGAGTASEPGPGVAPGAAPGATVETDMTLSVAPPEELAAKAAVHAAAGFRCLKVKLDARMDVLASMRAVRAAAGPDVILRIDANQAFDAGTAIRIIRQLEDAGLEIELAEQPVPAGDWAALAQVSAAVDTPVMADESLWTLADLDRLLAHRAAPLVNIKLAKSGGLRHGRRLLERARAEGLGVVIGCMLESPVGIAAAASLASLLPAATGRSAAQDLDGGLWLAASPVHGGAGYSGRTIRLAPAPGLGITGLS; translated from the coding sequence ATGGCCAGGCTGACAGTGTTGCGCGTCCACCGCGTCCGCGTGCCGCTGGTGGGGCACTTCACCACCGCGGTGCGCAGCGCGACGGAACTCGAGACAGTGCTCGTGGAAGCCGTCGATTCCGACGGCCGCAGCGGCTGGGGCGAGGCGCCGATCAGCCGGGTCACCCGGCTCTCCACCGAGCAGGCGGTGGCCAGCATCCAGGGTCCGCTGGCTGCCCTGGTGCTGGGGACAGTGGAACTCGACGGCGTCCTGGCGAGGCTGGAACACAGCAGTGAACCGGCAGCTGCCCGGATGGCGGTGGACTGTGCCCTGCATGATCTGGCCGCCCAGCAGCTCGGGCTGACACTCGGCGCGTACCTCGGCGGCGCCGGAGCCGGAACTGGAGCCGGCACTGCGTCTGAGCCCGGGCCCGGAGTTGCTCCCGGAGCCGCTCCGGGAGCAACTGTCGAGACGGACATGACGCTCTCCGTCGCGCCGCCGGAGGAACTCGCGGCGAAGGCGGCGGTGCACGCGGCCGCCGGCTTCCGCTGCCTGAAGGTGAAACTGGATGCCCGGATGGATGTCCTCGCCTCGATGCGGGCGGTCCGGGCGGCCGCCGGGCCGGACGTCATACTGCGGATCGACGCGAACCAGGCGTTCGACGCCGGGACGGCCATCCGGATCATCCGGCAACTCGAGGACGCCGGGCTGGAGATCGAGCTCGCGGAACAGCCCGTACCGGCCGGTGACTGGGCGGCACTGGCGCAGGTCAGCGCCGCCGTCGACACCCCGGTCATGGCCGATGAAAGCCTCTGGACCCTCGCGGACCTGGACCGGCTGCTCGCGCACCGGGCCGCGCCCCTGGTCAACATCAAACTGGCCAAATCCGGCGGGCTGCGCCACGGCCGCAGGCTGCTGGAACGCGCCCGGGCCGAGGGCCTGGGTGTGGTGATCGGCTGCATGCTGGAGAGCCCGGTGGGGATCGCCGCCGCTGCCTCGCTCGCCTCGCTGCTCCCGGCCGCCACAGGCCGGTCCGCAGCACAGGACCTCGACGGCGGACTCTGGCTGGCCGCGTCCCCCGTGCACGGCGGCGCCGGCTACAGCGGCCGGACCATCAGGCTTGCCCCGGCGCCCGGGCTCGGGATCACCGGGCTCAGCTGA
- a CDS encoding SDR family oxidoreductase, which translates to MDLGITGRTALVAASTGGLGLAIARALAAEGVRVAVTGRRQERAREIVAELTDAYGPGAVAIGADLSTPDGAAAAVEQTVAELGPIDILVLNGPGPKPGAAATLSADDIAAAFELLVKPHHALVSRVLPGMRERRWGRILAVGSSGVVAPLPNLAVSNTGRAALAGYLKTLAAEVALDAVTVNMLLPGRIATDRVAELDHAAAKRRGTTVEEIQLESRKTIPARRYGEPEEFGAAAAFLCGAPASYITGVALRCDGGLIRSL; encoded by the coding sequence ATGGATCTCGGAATCACCGGCAGGACAGCCCTCGTCGCCGCCTCCACCGGCGGCCTGGGGCTCGCCATCGCCCGGGCCCTCGCCGCGGAAGGCGTCCGCGTCGCCGTCACCGGACGGCGCCAGGAACGCGCCAGGGAGATCGTTGCCGAACTCACGGATGCCTACGGGCCGGGCGCCGTCGCCATTGGGGCGGACCTCAGCACCCCGGACGGCGCGGCAGCCGCCGTCGAACAGACCGTGGCGGAACTCGGACCCATCGACATCCTGGTGCTCAACGGCCCCGGCCCCAAGCCCGGAGCCGCGGCCACGCTCAGCGCCGACGACATCGCCGCTGCGTTCGAGCTGCTGGTCAAGCCGCACCACGCCCTCGTGTCCCGGGTGCTGCCCGGCATGCGGGAACGGCGCTGGGGACGGATCCTCGCCGTCGGCTCCAGCGGCGTGGTGGCGCCCCTGCCCAACCTGGCCGTGTCCAACACCGGGCGCGCCGCCCTGGCCGGCTACCTCAAGACCCTCGCCGCCGAGGTCGCGCTGGACGCGGTCACGGTGAACATGCTCCTTCCCGGCCGGATCGCCACCGACCGCGTGGCCGAACTGGACCATGCCGCCGCCAAACGCCGCGGCACCACGGTGGAGGAAATCCAACTCGAGTCCCGCAAGACCATCCCCGCCCGCCGCTACGGCGAACCCGAGGAGTTCGGTGCCGCCGCCGCGTTCCTCTGCGGCGCCCCGGCGTCGTACATCACCGGCGTCGCACTCAGGTGCGACGGCGGCCTCATTCGCAGCCTCTAG
- a CDS encoding DUF4383 domain-containing protein produces the protein MTTASPHAHGVHFGRTDVQNVGMGVGIVLIVVGILGFIPGITTQYNSLAIIGPNSTALFLGLFQVSMLLNIIQALIGVIGVVMSRNNPMGARNFLMGFGLLYIVLSVYSLIVGVGSAANFLSLNVMGAWGFMIMGVAMVGAGWLMSRHLAEDAKTR, from the coding sequence ATGACTACCGCATCTCCACATGCACACGGCGTTCACTTCGGACGGACAGATGTCCAGAACGTCGGCATGGGTGTAGGTATCGTCCTTATAGTCGTGGGCATCCTGGGGTTCATCCCCGGCATCACCACGCAGTACAACTCATTGGCGATCATTGGACCGAATTCCACGGCCCTGTTCCTGGGCCTGTTCCAGGTATCGATGCTGCTGAACATCATTCAGGCCCTCATCGGCGTCATAGGCGTGGTGATGTCCCGGAACAACCCCATGGGCGCCCGGAACTTCCTCATGGGCTTTGGCCTGCTGTACATCGTCCTGAGCGTCTACAGCCTCATTGTCGGTGTGGGGTCGGCGGCCAATTTCCTGTCGCTGAATGTCATGGGCGCGTGGGGTTTCATGATCATGGGCGTAGCAATGGTAGGCGCCGGTTGGCTGATGTCCAGGCATCTGGCCGAGGACGCAAAAACCCGGTAA
- the purN gene encoding phosphoribosylglycinamide formyltransferase has product MRIVVLVSGTGSNLQAVIDAVQEGRLDVEIAAVGADRPGTYGVERSAAAGIPTFVVDFKAYPDRAAWNAALTEAVAAYSPAVVVSSGFMRIVSADFIDAFGGKYLNTHPALLPSFPGAHGVRDALAYGVKVTGCTVHWADAGVDTGPIIAQEAVAIAEGESEDSLHERIKVVERRLLVSTLAALAAAHTP; this is encoded by the coding sequence ATGCGCATCGTAGTCCTCGTCTCCGGCACCGGCTCCAACCTTCAGGCCGTCATCGACGCCGTTCAGGAGGGCAGGCTCGACGTCGAGATCGCCGCCGTCGGCGCGGACCGGCCCGGAACCTACGGGGTGGAGCGCTCGGCCGCCGCCGGAATCCCGACCTTCGTGGTGGACTTCAAGGCCTACCCCGACCGGGCCGCCTGGAACGCCGCGCTCACCGAGGCCGTGGCCGCGTATTCTCCGGCCGTCGTCGTGTCGTCAGGGTTCATGCGGATTGTCAGCGCGGACTTCATCGACGCATTCGGTGGCAAGTACCTCAACACCCACCCGGCCCTGCTGCCGTCGTTCCCCGGCGCCCACGGGGTGCGCGACGCACTGGCTTATGGCGTGAAAGTCACCGGCTGCACCGTCCACTGGGCCGACGCCGGGGTGGACACCGGGCCCATCATCGCGCAGGAGGCCGTGGCGATTGCCGAGGGCGAATCCGAGGATTCCCTGCACGAGCGGATCAAGGTCGTCGAGCGCCGCCTGCTGGTCTCGACGCTGGCTGCCCTGGCTGCTGCACATACGCCCTGA